One window of Streptococcus suis genomic DNA carries:
- a CDS encoding ABC transporter ATP-binding protein/permease, which yields MFSLIFDYVKRHKWLYLLIAVTLIIYDATLLVPTQIIQRMVDTLASNGLTEKMLVQDMTLLFLVTLVNYATAFIWHLKLFQSSINFKFDMQQRAFRKMVVMRTPFYEKFRSGDIMTRFSTDVDGLMEMVGYGIMIVVYAGGMFAFVIPYMFIIDWKTSLVALLPMLAMTAAIFFIGRKQDEAIEANREAVAQLNNEVLEVVEGIRVTRAYSKKATQKVKFQERTRELAKGGDRITSLQSLYNPLATVALGLSTILVLVMGTVAVKSGQLSIGQVIALQLYVGSLLEPFWMLSDFILVYQTGKTSFEKLQELIDTGDDLEVDGFGEIAELSSLAFEGYSFSYPQADWPSLQDIHWTLKRGQTVGIVGKTGSGKTTLVRQFLRQYPVGQGSFTINGQSVLDFKRASIEEKIGYVPQEHILFSKSVGENIALGKLDASPEEIEQSIATAAFSQDLGRMSDGLATMIGERGVSISGGQKQRISIARAFLRKPDLLILDDSLSAVDARTERQIIENIQKERAGKTNVIVTHRLSAVNHADWVLVLDEGRIVEEGRPADLLAQGGWYFEQYQRQQSQEGGEE from the coding sequence ATGTTCAGCTTAATTTTTGATTATGTCAAGCGGCACAAGTGGCTCTACTTGCTGATCGCTGTGACCTTGATTATTTACGACGCCACGCTCTTGGTGCCGACCCAGATTATCCAAAGAATGGTCGACACCCTGGCGTCTAATGGCTTGACCGAGAAAATGTTGGTCCAGGATATGACCCTGCTCTTCCTGGTGACCCTGGTCAACTATGCTACAGCCTTCATTTGGCATCTCAAGCTTTTTCAGTCTTCTATCAATTTCAAATTTGACATGCAGCAGCGAGCCTTCCGAAAAATGGTTGTCATGCGGACGCCCTTCTATGAGAAGTTTCGCTCTGGGGATATCATGACCCGCTTTTCAACGGACGTGGACGGGCTGATGGAAATGGTTGGCTACGGGATCATGATTGTGGTCTATGCAGGAGGCATGTTTGCCTTTGTCATTCCATATATGTTTATCATCGACTGGAAGACTTCTCTGGTGGCTCTGCTTCCTATGCTGGCTATGACTGCGGCTATCTTTTTCATCGGTCGCAAGCAGGATGAGGCCATTGAGGCCAACCGGGAGGCCGTCGCCCAGCTCAATAATGAGGTTCTGGAAGTCGTAGAAGGTATTCGGGTCACACGCGCCTACAGCAAGAAGGCCACTCAGAAGGTCAAGTTTCAGGAGCGGACACGGGAGCTTGCCAAGGGTGGAGACCGGATTACCTCCCTCCAGTCCCTCTACAATCCCTTGGCTACTGTGGCTTTGGGCTTGTCCACTATTTTGGTCCTGGTCATGGGGACAGTAGCTGTCAAGTCCGGTCAACTGTCTATCGGCCAGGTCATCGCCCTCCAGCTCTACGTTGGTTCACTTCTCGAGCCTTTCTGGATGCTGTCGGATTTCATCTTGGTCTACCAGACCGGCAAGACCTCATTTGAAAAGCTGCAGGAGCTGATTGATACAGGGGATGATTTGGAAGTTGATGGTTTTGGGGAAATAGCAGAGCTGTCCAGTCTGGCTTTTGAAGGGTACAGCTTTAGCTATCCACAGGCAGACTGGCCGAGTTTGCAGGACATCCATTGGACCCTGAAAAGAGGGCAGACAGTCGGTATCGTTGGGAAAACAGGGTCAGGCAAGACCACTCTGGTCCGCCAATTCCTCCGTCAATATCCAGTCGGTCAAGGCAGTTTTACGATAAATGGCCAATCAGTTCTGGACTTTAAACGCGCATCTATCGAGGAAAAAATTGGCTACGTTCCCCAAGAACACATCCTCTTTTCCAAGTCAGTCGGCGAGAATATTGCTCTTGGTAAGCTGGATGCCAGTCCTGAGGAGATTGAGCAATCCATTGCGACAGCGGCCTTCAGTCAAGACTTGGGGCGGATGAGTGATGGGCTGGCGACCATGATTGGTGAGCGGGGTGTGTCCATTTCGGGCGGTCAGAAGCAACGGATTTCCATTGCACGGGCCTTTCTGCGAAAACCAGACCTGCTGATCCTGGATGATTCCCTGTCGGCAGTAGATGCTCGTACAGAACGCCAGATTATTGAAAATATCCAAAAAGAACGGGCGGGTAAAACCAATGTCATCGTCACCCACCGCCTATCGGCTGTTAACCATGCAGACTGGGTGCTGGTCCTGGATGAGGGCCGCATCGTTGAAGAGGGCCGTCCAGCAGATTTGCTGGCGCAAGGTGGCTGGTACTTTGAGCAATACCAGCGACAACAAAGCCAGGAAGGAGGAGAGGAATGA
- a CDS encoding type II toxin-antitoxin system HicB family antitoxin: protein MKYNYLALFEADKENGGYSISFPDFPGAFSEADNLSEAIFNAREVLEIYTIMFEDEGKEFPKPSSFKALASNLASDDDVIQAISVDTELVRERERSKIVNKTVTLPSWLVEVGKENKVNFSQLLQKAIREELQV from the coding sequence ATGAAATATAATTATTTAGCATTGTTTGAAGCAGATAAGGAAAATGGTGGCTACAGCATTTCTTTCCCGGATTTCCCTGGAGCATTTAGTGAAGCTGACAACCTGAGCGAAGCTATTTTCAACGCTCGTGAAGTTCTTGAAATCTATACCATCATGTTTGAAGACGAGGGTAAAGAATTTCCGAAACCATCATCATTCAAGGCACTTGCAAGCAATCTAGCAAGCGATGATGATGTGATTCAGGCTATCTCTGTTGATACCGAACTTGTCCGTGAGCGTGAACGCTCTAAAATCGTCAATAAGACTGTCACACTACCAAGCTGGCTTGTGGAAGTTGGAAAAGAAAACAAGGTCAACTTTAGCCAGCTGCTGCAAAAAGCAATCCGTGAGGAATTGCAGGTATAA
- a CDS encoding type II toxin-antitoxin system HicA family toxin, whose protein sequence is MTERELKKIAKKQGFSKTNFGKGSHEVWKHPDGRTVTIPKPKEKDYRPGTLNNILKVLYGE, encoded by the coding sequence ATGACAGAGCGAGAGCTTAAGAAGATTGCTAAGAAGCAAGGTTTTAGTAAAACTAACTTTGGCAAAGGGTCTCACGAAGTTTGGAAACATCCAGACGGACGGACAGTGACGATACCTAAACCCAAAGAGAAGGATTACAGACCTGGTACACTGAACAATATTCTCAAAGTCTTGTATGGGGAGTGA
- a CDS encoding SH3 domain-containing protein, whose translation MTTVNDVVSYSLSLVGRKVTVPTNPYGGQCVALIDHIMQHLTSGKLNMAYTNAKDCLARAKKLGLPVVYNDTSKPGLIPQPGDFFVMQFGANDPFGHIGVCISANVNGMTTVEQNIDGYSDHNRNGINDQLEIGGGGITRKHQRDYSNVIGWFRLNYSEQSTAPKPATGSRRYKETGVFTVSVDSINVRRAPNTSGQIVATYKKGQSVKYDEVVVDFDGFVWISYIGGSGKRNYAATGATKDGKRYGDAWGTFK comes from the coding sequence ATGACAACAGTAAATGATGTAGTAAGCTATTCCCTTTCCTTAGTCGGTCGTAAGGTCACTGTGCCAACCAATCCCTACGGTGGACAGTGTGTGGCCTTGATTGATCATATCATGCAACATTTGACGAGTGGTAAGTTGAATATGGCCTATACTAACGCCAAGGATTGCCTGGCCAGGGCTAAGAAGTTGGGATTGCCTGTGGTTTATAACGACACCAGCAAGCCCGGTTTAATCCCACAGCCTGGTGATTTTTTTGTCATGCAGTTTGGGGCCAATGACCCTTTTGGCCATATCGGTGTGTGTATCTCTGCTAATGTGAATGGTATGACAACCGTTGAGCAGAATATCGACGGCTATTCTGACCACAATCGAAACGGTATTAATGACCAGCTGGAGATTGGTGGTGGAGGTATTACTCGCAAGCATCAGCGAGACTATAGCAATGTTATTGGTTGGTTTAGGTTAAATTATTCTGAGCAATCAACAGCGCCGAAACCTGCCACAGGGAGCAGGCGATACAAAGAAACTGGCGTGTTTACAGTCTCAGTTGATTCTATCAATGTCCGTCGTGCGCCAAACACATCTGGACAGATTGTGGCAACCTACAAAAAAGGGCAGTCGGTCAAGTATGACGAGGTTGTTGTCGATTTTGACGGCTTCGTCTGGATTTCATACATCGGCGGCAGTGGCAAACGTAACTATGCGGCTACTGGAGCAACTAAAGACGGTAAACGTTATGGCGATGCATGGGGTACGTTTAAATAG
- a CDS encoding phage holin family protein → MQASIQPRPHGMFDFLRELIATEDGLILFLLGLIVVMEIVDFLSGTFAAMINPDIDYQSKIGINGLIRKMMGIILLTVLIPMSVLLPEQTGVAFLYTIYVGYLILTFKSLVENYGKAKGDTSIFENVTAALEKLIGKNK, encoded by the coding sequence ATGCAGGCTTCAATTCAACCGCGTCCACATGGGATGTTTGATTTCCTACGCGAACTTATTGCAACAGAGGACGGACTTATCCTCTTTTTGCTTGGGTTAATTGTCGTTATGGAGATTGTTGATTTTTTATCGGGTACGTTTGCTGCAATGATTAATCCAGATATTGATTATCAATCTAAAATCGGTATTAACGGCCTGATTCGCAAGATGATGGGAATCATCTTACTTACTGTATTGATTCCTATGTCAGTGCTGTTGCCAGAACAGACAGGTGTAGCTTTTCTGTACACTATCTATGTCGGATACCTCATCTTGACCTTTAAGAGTTTGGTCGAAAACTATGGCAAGGCCAAAGGCGATACATCGATTTTTGAGAATGTCACGGCAGCATTGGAAAAGCTGATAGGAAAGAATAAGTGA